A single window of Myxocyprinus asiaticus isolate MX2 ecotype Aquarium Trade chromosome 34, UBuf_Myxa_2, whole genome shotgun sequence DNA harbors:
- the LOC127425509 gene encoding cyclic AMP-responsive element-binding protein 5-like isoform X5, with protein MMSSKEALSMKNFSVQASGHNQPHTETQPQQGHHHQFQPQQQQQQCALAHLNQNQLHTHSSQPQSQCTATYSTSNKQSAPSCLHNRQIHSVANTMLGTSTMNMKAQLSIDSSMIGIPGPAHSGSSVSLQRSKVIPIHSQSTVSNGSQNPLCHMMEMMSSRQQPLSHLQSAPHHHTYQQHCHSQSPQRLTHQHQSHDQSHHSHAHHSPPESHLHPSHQTAPPLSHHPIPEQMSSAPKQTPPPLSHQPIPAQGACVLQMSSVPKQTHCPQSPPQVTGGRRRRSGEENPDERRRKFLERNRAAATRCRQKRKVWVMSLERKAEELTHTNLQLQNEVTSLKTEVTQLKQILLAHKDCPVSVRQREMQSGVGSPTGSPVQQHAIQHNSISTSSSNLPHSHLITHSHPANTPHKL; from the exons atgatgtcaagcaaagaggcactgagtatgaag AACTTTTCTGTACAAGCCTCAGGTCACAACCAGCCTCACACTGAGACACAGCCTCAGCAGGGTCACCATCATCAATTTCAACCtcaacagcagcagcaacaatGTGCTCTGGCTCATCTGAACCAGAACCAGCTCCACACACACAGCTCACAGCCTCAGTCTCAATGTACTGCCACATACTCCACTTCAAATAAACA ATCTGCACCCAGCTGTCTACACAACAGACAGATACACTCTGTGGCCAACACTATGCTTGGGACATCAACCATGAAT ATGAAGGCACAGTTGTCTATAGACTCCAGTATGATTGGCATACCAGGCCCCGCCCACTCTGGCTCAAGTGTGTCCCTCCAG AGGTCAAAGGTCATCCCAATCCACAGCCAATCTACCGTTTCCAATGGCAGTCAGAATCCTCTTTGCCACATGATGGAGATGATGTCATCACGACAGCAACCACTGTCGCATTTACAATCCGCACCTCATCATCATACATACCAGCAGCACTGCCACAGCCAATCGCCACAAAGACTTACACATCAACATCAAAGCCATGACCAATCACATCACAGCCATGCTCACCACTCTCCACCTGAATCGCACTTGCATCCTTCCCACCAGACTGCCCCTCCCCTTTCACATCATCCAATACCTGAACAG atgtCCTCTGCACCAAAACAGACTCCGCCTCCCCTTTCACATCAGCCAATACCTGCACAG GGTGCTTGTGTTTTACAGATGTCCTCAGTCCCAAAACAAACACACTGTCCACAGTCTCCTCCACAGGTGACTGGGGGTAGACGTAGACGGTCAGGAGAAGAAAATCCAGATGAACGCAGACGGAAGTTTCTGGAGAGAAACAGAGCGGCTGCCACGCGGTGCAGACAGAAGAGAAAAGTCTGGGTGATGTCATTGGAGAGAAAGGCCGAGGAGCTGACACACACTAACTTACAGCTACAG AATGAGGTGACATCACTCAAGACGGAAGTCACTCAACTCAAGCAAATTCTACTTGCACATAAAGACTGTCCTGTCTCAGTAAGACAGAGGGAAATGCAAA GTGGAGTTGGTAGCCCAACAGGAAGTCCTGTCCAGCAACATGCCATTCAACACAACAGCATCTCAACATCAAGTTCGAATCTACCACACAGTCACCtcatcacacactcacaccctgCTAACACACCACACAAACTATGA
- the LOC127425509 gene encoding cyclic AMP-responsive element-binding protein 5-like isoform X1 translates to MNVDQDRPYVCTAPGCSQCFQREDHLIIHRHKHEMTLKLSSIKCDNILSDQTPTPTRFLRDCEEVGLFTDLELNQSQEEDTKVNFSVQASGHNQPHTETQPQQGHHHQFQPQQQQQQCALAHLNQNQLHTHSSQPQSQCTATYSTSNKQSAPSCLHNRQIHSVANTMLGTSTMNMKAQLSIDSSMIGIPGPAHSGSSVSLQRSKVIPIHSQSTVSNGSQNPLCHMMEMMSSRQQPLSHLQSAPHHHTYQQHCHSQSPQRLTHQHQSHDQSHHSHAHHSPPESHLHPSHQTAPPLSHHPIPEQMSSAPKQTPPPLSHQPIPAQGACVLQMSSVPKQTHCPQSPPQVTGGRRRRSGEENPDERRRKFLERNRAAATRCRQKRKVWVMSLERKAEELTHTNLQLQNEVTSLKTEVTQLKQILLAHKDCPVSVRQREMQSGVGSPTGSPVQQHAIQHNSISTSSSNLPHSHLITHSHPANTPHKL, encoded by the exons ATGAATGTTGATCAGGACAGGCCATATGTATGCACTGCACCTGGATGCTCCCAG TGCTTCCAAAGAGAAGATCACCTAATTATTCACAGACACAAACATGAGATGACCCTCAAATTGTCTTCTATTAAGTGTGACAATATACTTTCTG ATCAGACTCCTACTCCAACCCGTTTCTTGCGGGATTGTGAGGAAGTGGGCCTCTTCACTGATTTGGAGCTTAACCAGTCACAGGAGGAGGACACCAAAGTG AACTTTTCTGTACAAGCCTCAGGTCACAACCAGCCTCACACTGAGACACAGCCTCAGCAGGGTCACCATCATCAATTTCAACCtcaacagcagcagcaacaatGTGCTCTGGCTCATCTGAACCAGAACCAGCTCCACACACACAGCTCACAGCCTCAGTCTCAATGTACTGCCACATACTCCACTTCAAATAAACA ATCTGCACCCAGCTGTCTACACAACAGACAGATACACTCTGTGGCCAACACTATGCTTGGGACATCAACCATGAAT ATGAAGGCACAGTTGTCTATAGACTCCAGTATGATTGGCATACCAGGCCCCGCCCACTCTGGCTCAAGTGTGTCCCTCCAG AGGTCAAAGGTCATCCCAATCCACAGCCAATCTACCGTTTCCAATGGCAGTCAGAATCCTCTTTGCCACATGATGGAGATGATGTCATCACGACAGCAACCACTGTCGCATTTACAATCCGCACCTCATCATCATACATACCAGCAGCACTGCCACAGCCAATCGCCACAAAGACTTACACATCAACATCAAAGCCATGACCAATCACATCACAGCCATGCTCACCACTCTCCACCTGAATCGCACTTGCATCCTTCCCACCAGACTGCCCCTCCCCTTTCACATCATCCAATACCTGAACAG atgtCCTCTGCACCAAAACAGACTCCGCCTCCCCTTTCACATCAGCCAATACCTGCACAG GGTGCTTGTGTTTTACAGATGTCCTCAGTCCCAAAACAAACACACTGTCCACAGTCTCCTCCACAGGTGACTGGGGGTAGACGTAGACGGTCAGGAGAAGAAAATCCAGATGAACGCAGACGGAAGTTTCTGGAGAGAAACAGAGCGGCTGCCACGCGGTGCAGACAGAAGAGAAAAGTCTGGGTGATGTCATTGGAGAGAAAGGCCGAGGAGCTGACACACACTAACTTACAGCTACAG AATGAGGTGACATCACTCAAGACGGAAGTCACTCAACTCAAGCAAATTCTACTTGCACATAAAGACTGTCCTGTCTCAGTAAGACAGAGGGAAATGCAAA GTGGAGTTGGTAGCCCAACAGGAAGTCCTGTCCAGCAACATGCCATTCAACACAACAGCATCTCAACATCAAGTTCGAATCTACCACACAGTCACCtcatcacacactcacaccctgCTAACACACCACACAAACTATGA
- the LOC127425509 gene encoding cyclic AMP-responsive element-binding protein 5-like isoform X4, protein MNVDQDRPYVCTAPGCSQCFQREDHLIIHRHKHEMTLKLSSIKCDNILSDQTPTPTRFLRDCEEVGLFTDLELNQSQEEDTKVNFSVQASGHNQPHTETQPQQGHHHQFQPQQQQQQCALAHLNQNQLHTHSSQPQSQCTATYSTSNKQSAPSCLHNRQIHSVANTMLGTSTMNRSKVIPIHSQSTVSNGSQNPLCHMMEMMSSRQQPLSHLQSAPHHHTYQQHCHSQSPQRLTHQHQSHDQSHHSHAHHSPPESHLHPSHQTAPPLSHHPIPEQMSSAPKQTPPPLSHQPIPAQGACVLQMSSVPKQTHCPQSPPQVTGGRRRRSGEENPDERRRKFLERNRAAATRCRQKRKVWVMSLERKAEELTHTNLQLQNEVTSLKTEVTQLKQILLAHKDCPVSVRQREMQSGVGSPTGSPVQQHAIQHNSISTSSSNLPHSHLITHSHPANTPHKL, encoded by the exons ATGAATGTTGATCAGGACAGGCCATATGTATGCACTGCACCTGGATGCTCCCAG TGCTTCCAAAGAGAAGATCACCTAATTATTCACAGACACAAACATGAGATGACCCTCAAATTGTCTTCTATTAAGTGTGACAATATACTTTCTG ATCAGACTCCTACTCCAACCCGTTTCTTGCGGGATTGTGAGGAAGTGGGCCTCTTCACTGATTTGGAGCTTAACCAGTCACAGGAGGAGGACACCAAAGTG AACTTTTCTGTACAAGCCTCAGGTCACAACCAGCCTCACACTGAGACACAGCCTCAGCAGGGTCACCATCATCAATTTCAACCtcaacagcagcagcaacaatGTGCTCTGGCTCATCTGAACCAGAACCAGCTCCACACACACAGCTCACAGCCTCAGTCTCAATGTACTGCCACATACTCCACTTCAAATAAACA ATCTGCACCCAGCTGTCTACACAACAGACAGATACACTCTGTGGCCAACACTATGCTTGGGACATCAACCATGAAT AGGTCAAAGGTCATCCCAATCCACAGCCAATCTACCGTTTCCAATGGCAGTCAGAATCCTCTTTGCCACATGATGGAGATGATGTCATCACGACAGCAACCACTGTCGCATTTACAATCCGCACCTCATCATCATACATACCAGCAGCACTGCCACAGCCAATCGCCACAAAGACTTACACATCAACATCAAAGCCATGACCAATCACATCACAGCCATGCTCACCACTCTCCACCTGAATCGCACTTGCATCCTTCCCACCAGACTGCCCCTCCCCTTTCACATCATCCAATACCTGAACAG atgtCCTCTGCACCAAAACAGACTCCGCCTCCCCTTTCACATCAGCCAATACCTGCACAG GGTGCTTGTGTTTTACAGATGTCCTCAGTCCCAAAACAAACACACTGTCCACAGTCTCCTCCACAGGTGACTGGGGGTAGACGTAGACGGTCAGGAGAAGAAAATCCAGATGAACGCAGACGGAAGTTTCTGGAGAGAAACAGAGCGGCTGCCACGCGGTGCAGACAGAAGAGAAAAGTCTGGGTGATGTCATTGGAGAGAAAGGCCGAGGAGCTGACACACACTAACTTACAGCTACAG AATGAGGTGACATCACTCAAGACGGAAGTCACTCAACTCAAGCAAATTCTACTTGCACATAAAGACTGTCCTGTCTCAGTAAGACAGAGGGAAATGCAAA GTGGAGTTGGTAGCCCAACAGGAAGTCCTGTCCAGCAACATGCCATTCAACACAACAGCATCTCAACATCAAGTTCGAATCTACCACACAGTCACCtcatcacacactcacaccctgCTAACACACCACACAAACTATGA
- the LOC127425509 gene encoding cyclic AMP-responsive element-binding protein 5-like isoform X2 — translation MNVDQDRPYVCTAPGCSQCFQREDHLIIHRHKHEMTLKLSSIKCDNILSDQTPTPTRFLRDCEEVGLFTDLELNQSQEEDTKVNFSVQASGHNQPHTETQPQQGHHHQFQPQQQQQQCALAHLNQNQLHTHSSQPQSQCTATYSTSNKQSAPSCLHNRQIHSVANTMLGTSTMNMKAQLSIDSSMIGIPGPAHSGSSVSLQRSKVIPIHSQSTVSNGSQNPLCHMMEMMSSRQQPLSHLQSAPHHHTYQQHCHSQSPQRLTHQHQSHDQSHHSHAHHSPPESHLHPSHQTAPPLSHHPIPEQMSSAPKQTPPPLSHQPIPAQMSSVPKQTHCPQSPPQVTGGRRRRSGEENPDERRRKFLERNRAAATRCRQKRKVWVMSLERKAEELTHTNLQLQNEVTSLKTEVTQLKQILLAHKDCPVSVRQREMQSGVGSPTGSPVQQHAIQHNSISTSSSNLPHSHLITHSHPANTPHKL, via the exons ATGAATGTTGATCAGGACAGGCCATATGTATGCACTGCACCTGGATGCTCCCAG TGCTTCCAAAGAGAAGATCACCTAATTATTCACAGACACAAACATGAGATGACCCTCAAATTGTCTTCTATTAAGTGTGACAATATACTTTCTG ATCAGACTCCTACTCCAACCCGTTTCTTGCGGGATTGTGAGGAAGTGGGCCTCTTCACTGATTTGGAGCTTAACCAGTCACAGGAGGAGGACACCAAAGTG AACTTTTCTGTACAAGCCTCAGGTCACAACCAGCCTCACACTGAGACACAGCCTCAGCAGGGTCACCATCATCAATTTCAACCtcaacagcagcagcaacaatGTGCTCTGGCTCATCTGAACCAGAACCAGCTCCACACACACAGCTCACAGCCTCAGTCTCAATGTACTGCCACATACTCCACTTCAAATAAACA ATCTGCACCCAGCTGTCTACACAACAGACAGATACACTCTGTGGCCAACACTATGCTTGGGACATCAACCATGAAT ATGAAGGCACAGTTGTCTATAGACTCCAGTATGATTGGCATACCAGGCCCCGCCCACTCTGGCTCAAGTGTGTCCCTCCAG AGGTCAAAGGTCATCCCAATCCACAGCCAATCTACCGTTTCCAATGGCAGTCAGAATCCTCTTTGCCACATGATGGAGATGATGTCATCACGACAGCAACCACTGTCGCATTTACAATCCGCACCTCATCATCATACATACCAGCAGCACTGCCACAGCCAATCGCCACAAAGACTTACACATCAACATCAAAGCCATGACCAATCACATCACAGCCATGCTCACCACTCTCCACCTGAATCGCACTTGCATCCTTCCCACCAGACTGCCCCTCCCCTTTCACATCATCCAATACCTGAACAG atgtCCTCTGCACCAAAACAGACTCCGCCTCCCCTTTCACATCAGCCAATACCTGCACAG ATGTCCTCAGTCCCAAAACAAACACACTGTCCACAGTCTCCTCCACAGGTGACTGGGGGTAGACGTAGACGGTCAGGAGAAGAAAATCCAGATGAACGCAGACGGAAGTTTCTGGAGAGAAACAGAGCGGCTGCCACGCGGTGCAGACAGAAGAGAAAAGTCTGGGTGATGTCATTGGAGAGAAAGGCCGAGGAGCTGACACACACTAACTTACAGCTACAG AATGAGGTGACATCACTCAAGACGGAAGTCACTCAACTCAAGCAAATTCTACTTGCACATAAAGACTGTCCTGTCTCAGTAAGACAGAGGGAAATGCAAA GTGGAGTTGGTAGCCCAACAGGAAGTCCTGTCCAGCAACATGCCATTCAACACAACAGCATCTCAACATCAAGTTCGAATCTACCACACAGTCACCtcatcacacactcacaccctgCTAACACACCACACAAACTATGA
- the LOC127425508 gene encoding TLR4 interactor with leucine rich repeats-like, giving the protein MAYLLLYSFLLSCGGALIFFAPACAICPERCDCQHAQHILCANRGLRAVPKAPQVEGLAGDVRVFGLAGNFIHNLSAFDFMCYGNLMRLNLQFNQIRNIHPKTFEKLSKLEELYLGNNLISTIQPGTLQSLKRLTILYSNNNEMNYFISESFSSLNSLVKLRLDGNSIEFLNETVFKGLTNLMFLHLESNRLRHVDRNAFSRLEKLQFLNLSDNKQTELRDIFVFSHLKTLATLLLASNEIRHVGDHVFQNLKKLTKLSLSRNKISKIDREALKGLSRLKDFTIDRNELTEIPAGLLDPLERIEHLDFSDNHISRVDPGAFDHLSHLKTLKLKNNRLTNLSGGVFATNGVLFHVDLNGNNWTCDCRMEKLKIWMTEAHSQGKLLTVFVRCYHPPVLAGTYLDYVNNSQLGNLSGYCESELLSQPMESRGAVVETPVLKEEREKRGEKHKEVGIQEEERKQGHVTLLERKKKRKLGNTRPRATAGHSGNLKKTGNVSSLANSTDSLALTSHSNHNQDVVTHFPIALAHQEQFNLPLQEKAKHHDSRIAVIADACQFNRYSILNVSVEDVTSNTATVRWSTTPDIALIHGKELRLRVLFDRFGHAFRFPRYVYTDGSDKAVTLQELRPDSTYITCVESVVGGALCQVAPRDHCTGFVTLLPSVTSEVNLQLITVAALAVNAVLLLLFGGVWLGRVLKRRIKSRKSSAHAHVRQMYSTRHPFRPNMATTCVSSEFSGYKSGRQLAEEGDLIQFHGDRFFNNSPARRDDDVIMLRYSD; this is encoded by the coding sequence ATGGCATATTTGTTGCTCTATAGCTTTCTTTTATCCTGCGGTGGAGCGCTAATATTCTTCGCGCCTGCTTGCGCCATTTGCCCCGAGCGATGCGACTGCCAGCACGCGCAGCATATCCTTTGCGCAAACCGCGGTCTGCGCGCGGTGCCCAAAGCGCCGCAGGTGGAGGGACTCGCGGGGGACGTGCGAGTTTTCGGACTCGCAGGAAACTTCATTCACAACCTCAGCGCGTTTGACTTCATGTGCTATGGCAACCTAATGAGGCTCAATCTCCAATTTAACCAAATAAGGAATATACACCCTAAAACATTCGAGAAACTCTCCAAGCTGGAGGAACTATATCTGGGCAACAACTTGATTTCAACAATACAACCTGGAACTCTGCAGTCGCTGAAAAGACTCACTATATTATATAGTAATAACAACgaaatgaattattttatttccgAATCGTTTAGCAGTTTAAATAGTCTAGTCAAACTTAGACTTGATGGGAATTCTATTGAATTTTTAAACGAGACTGTCTTCAAAGGTCTGACAAATTTAATGTTCCTACACTTAGAATCGAACCGACTTCGCCATGTTGACCGGAACGCGTTCTCGAGGCTCGAAAAACTGCAGTTTTTAAATTTATCAGACAATAAACAAACAGAGCTGCGTGATATTTTTGTGTTTTCCCATCTGAAGACTCTGGCAACTCTTCTGCTCGCAAGCAACGAAATAAGGCACGTTGGGGACCACGTATTTCAGAACCTGAAAAAGCTAACAAAACTATCGCTAAGTCGTAACAAGATATCAAAGATAGACAGAGAAGCGCTCAAAGGGCTTTCGCGCCTCAAAGACTTCACGATTGACAGAAACGAGCTAACAGAGATTCCTGCAGGTCTACTAGACCCTCTCGAGCGTATTGAACACCTTGACTTCAGTGACAATCACATATCTCGAGTGGACCCCGGGGCTTTCGACCACCTCTCACATTTGAAAACATTGAAACTGAAAAACAACCGTCTTACGAATCTGTCCGGCGGCGTTTTCGCCACTAACGGTGTTCTGTTTCACGTCGACCTGAATGGAAACAACTGGACGTGCGACTGTCGGATGGAGAAGCTGAAAATCTGGATGACGGAAGCTCATTCTCAGGGAAAGCTGTTGACCGTTTTTGTGCGCTGCTATCACCCCCCAGTGTTGGCGGGAACATATTTGGACTACGTGAATAACTCTCAGCTGGGAAATCTGAGTGGCTATTGCGAGTCTGAACTTCTATCTCAGCCAATGGAGAGTCGTGGAGCAGTAGTGGAGACACCAGTTCTCAAGgaggaaagagagaaaagaggagagaAACATAAAGAAGTAGGGATTCAAGAGGAGGAGAGGAAGCAAGGGCACGTGACACTCctagaaagaaagaagaagaggaaACTGGGCAACACAAGGCcacgtgccacagctgggcattcTGGAAATCTCAAGAAAACAGGGAATGTCTCCTCATTGGCTAATAGTACTGATTCATTGGCCTTGACAAGCCACAGCAACCATAACCAAGATGTTGTGACCCACTTTCCCATTGCTTTGGCCCATCAGGAACAATTCAACCTGCCCTTACAGGAAAAAGCGAAGCACCATGACTCAAGAATTGCAGTAATCGCAGATGCTTGTCAATTCAATCGCTATTCCATCTTGAATGTTAGTGTGGAAGATGTCACTTCCAATACAGCCACAGTTCGCTGGAGCACAACTCCTGACATTGCACTGATTCATGGGAAAGAACTTCGGCTCCGTGTTTTATTTGACCGTTTTGGGCATGCTTTCCGTTTCCCACGTTATGTTTATACAGATGGATCTGACAAGGCAGTGACCCTCCAAGAGCTCCGCCCAGACTCCACCTACATCACCTGTGTGGAGAGTGTAGTGGGTGGGGCTTTGTGCCAGGTAGCTCCTAGAGATCACTGCACTGGATTTGTTACACTTTTGCCTTCAGTGACAAGTGAGGTCAACCTACAGCTCATCACAGTAGCAGCTCTGGCAGTCAATGCAGTGCTCCTCCTTCTGTTCGGTGGAGTCTGGCTGGGGCGTGTGTTGAAGAGGAGGATCAAAAGCAGGAAATCATCTGCACATGCACATGTGCGTCAAATGTACTCTACCAGACATCCGTTTCGTCCAAACATGGCCACAACCTGTGTCTCCTCTGAATTCAGTGGTTACAAAAGTGGCAGACAATTGGCTGAAGAAGGTGACCTCATCCAGTTCCATGGTGACCGTTTCTTTAACAACAGCCCTGCAAGAAgggatgatgatgtcataatgCTTAGATACTCAGACTAA
- the LOC127425509 gene encoding cyclic AMP-responsive element-binding protein 5-like isoform X3, with translation MNVDQDRPYVCTAPGCSQCFQREDHLIIHRHKHEMTLKLSSIKCDNILSDQTPTPTRFLRDCEEVGLFTDLELNQSQEEDTKVNFSVQASGHNQPHTETQPQQGHHHQFQPQQQQQQCALAHLNQNQLHTHSSQPQSQCTATYSTSNKQSAPSCLHNRQIHSVANTMLGTSTMNMKAQLSIDSSMIGIPGPAHSGSSVSLQRSKVIPIHSQSTVSNGSQNPLCHMMEMMSSRQQPLSHLQSAPHHHTYQQHCHSQSPQRLTHQHQSHDQSHHSHAHHSPPESHLHPSHQTAPPLSHHPIPEQMSSAPKQTPPPLSHQPIPAQSPPQVTGGRRRRSGEENPDERRRKFLERNRAAATRCRQKRKVWVMSLERKAEELTHTNLQLQNEVTSLKTEVTQLKQILLAHKDCPVSVRQREMQSGVGSPTGSPVQQHAIQHNSISTSSSNLPHSHLITHSHPANTPHKL, from the exons ATGAATGTTGATCAGGACAGGCCATATGTATGCACTGCACCTGGATGCTCCCAG TGCTTCCAAAGAGAAGATCACCTAATTATTCACAGACACAAACATGAGATGACCCTCAAATTGTCTTCTATTAAGTGTGACAATATACTTTCTG ATCAGACTCCTACTCCAACCCGTTTCTTGCGGGATTGTGAGGAAGTGGGCCTCTTCACTGATTTGGAGCTTAACCAGTCACAGGAGGAGGACACCAAAGTG AACTTTTCTGTACAAGCCTCAGGTCACAACCAGCCTCACACTGAGACACAGCCTCAGCAGGGTCACCATCATCAATTTCAACCtcaacagcagcagcaacaatGTGCTCTGGCTCATCTGAACCAGAACCAGCTCCACACACACAGCTCACAGCCTCAGTCTCAATGTACTGCCACATACTCCACTTCAAATAAACA ATCTGCACCCAGCTGTCTACACAACAGACAGATACACTCTGTGGCCAACACTATGCTTGGGACATCAACCATGAAT ATGAAGGCACAGTTGTCTATAGACTCCAGTATGATTGGCATACCAGGCCCCGCCCACTCTGGCTCAAGTGTGTCCCTCCAG AGGTCAAAGGTCATCCCAATCCACAGCCAATCTACCGTTTCCAATGGCAGTCAGAATCCTCTTTGCCACATGATGGAGATGATGTCATCACGACAGCAACCACTGTCGCATTTACAATCCGCACCTCATCATCATACATACCAGCAGCACTGCCACAGCCAATCGCCACAAAGACTTACACATCAACATCAAAGCCATGACCAATCACATCACAGCCATGCTCACCACTCTCCACCTGAATCGCACTTGCATCCTTCCCACCAGACTGCCCCTCCCCTTTCACATCATCCAATACCTGAACAG atgtCCTCTGCACCAAAACAGACTCCGCCTCCCCTTTCACATCAGCCAATACCTGCACAG TCTCCTCCACAGGTGACTGGGGGTAGACGTAGACGGTCAGGAGAAGAAAATCCAGATGAACGCAGACGGAAGTTTCTGGAGAGAAACAGAGCGGCTGCCACGCGGTGCAGACAGAAGAGAAAAGTCTGGGTGATGTCATTGGAGAGAAAGGCCGAGGAGCTGACACACACTAACTTACAGCTACAG AATGAGGTGACATCACTCAAGACGGAAGTCACTCAACTCAAGCAAATTCTACTTGCACATAAAGACTGTCCTGTCTCAGTAAGACAGAGGGAAATGCAAA GTGGAGTTGGTAGCCCAACAGGAAGTCCTGTCCAGCAACATGCCATTCAACACAACAGCATCTCAACATCAAGTTCGAATCTACCACACAGTCACCtcatcacacactcacaccctgCTAACACACCACACAAACTATGA